The genomic stretch AAATACCCTGCATTCatttatttgcataatttttttctttaatttagggCGTGAGTATTTATCATGCAATTGTCGAAATTGTATCCTCTAGATAAGGATTACTTTGCTTAGTTACTACAGAATCAATAAAGTTGTGCTGATTAGCTCGATTAACTATAGTGGCTAATGCGTTAGAGCAGCTTCAAGGCCATAGTCAAGGCTATCGAGCCAAACGATGAAATTTTTTCACAAATGCCTTTATTGTGAGAGCTGCACGAACAACTAGTTCAGCATCAGAGACTCGCTGAAACCAAAAGTGGTCTCAGTGAAACTGCGTCTGTAGCTTCGATGTCACCGTGGGCCAGCGTCGTAGCTACTACCAAGACCACCACGAACCTGAGTTCCCGCACAGTAGAAGGGGCCGTAGCCGGGCGCGTACGCCGGCATCAGCATCAGAGCCCCGTACGCCGTCGAGCCGGGAAACTGAGCCGTGTACGCGTAGGGCTGCTGGGGCCAGAAGCCCCACTGAGGCGGCCTCTCTTGCTGGGAATACGACGATGTCGTGGCTTGCGGCCACGGAGGCCGAGGATACGGAGTCAGCTGTGGATTGAGCAGTGCCCGATGCAAGATGCCAGGTTGCTGAGGAATAGATTGCGGCAACTGGTACGTAGCGTGCGCCTGGTTCATTTGCTGGATGCGGAGGTGTTGTGAGCTCGCCGCGGCAGAGTGCTGCTGCATCGCGGCGTTGTGCGGCTGCTGTTGATGGTACGGGTGGCTGAGCGCAGCCATCTCGTCGGCCTTCTTCTGAAGAGGCCGTTTGCGGGCGTCTTCTTCTTGCAGCACCTTCCTGAGCTGCGCGAAGAGCTGGTGCTTCTCCTCCTTGAGCATGAGAAGCTTCTTCTGCGCCTGCTGCAGCTGGTCGCGGATCTCCTCTAGCTTCATGGCGACCTGGCGGCGTTTCAGTTCACGCTCGCCTCGCGCTCGCTCCGTGGCAGCATCTGCCTCCTgttcctgctttttcttttcccgCTGTAGCATGATGTGCTTCTTGAGGGCACCCCACATGGCCGTGTTCATCTTGGGATGTTCCACCGGCGCTGGCATGACGGTCGCACGGCCACCTGGGGGCGGGGTCGAACGTGACCGGGGCCCGCACTCACGCGGCGATGGTGGCTCGCTCGGTTTCTTCAGCTTTACTGCGCGTTCGGTCGACATCCTGAAGACAACGCGACAGCTTCCAATCTCAACCCCCTCTTGAGACCGCCGGGAACAGTGATGATGTCAGTCCCACTGCGAGCTTCCAAGTCCCACTGAGCGAAGAGCAACGGCTTTCATCAGACGGTTTCACCACGTCGTGTCCTTTTGGAGGCAGATATTGCACTTCACTGACCTCAAGACAGGCATCGTATCGAATGTTCGTGAAACTGTTCCCTTATTCTTCCCAAAATGATCAGAAAGCAcgatcttttcttttctttcttgaggaAGTTCGGAttcttttctctcttcttcttcttcttctctcgttGTAATTTGGGTGTGGAACAGTGTTACCGTTGGAAGAGCTTTAAATGTATCGATGCGGAGGCCACATACATAGGCCAATAAAATCGGGTAACTTTGTCCAGAACGAGAAAGTGGAGCTATGAGCATGTCCTTTCTAGCACGCCATGGCATGAACTGTGTTCGCATGTTTAAAAATGTGACATTCGGGAGTTTATTAGGCATTCTAGCTAACATTGCCTCGGTGTAAAATAAGGCTAATgcctggcaggaaaaaaaaaacattccactAATGAAGCAGAACGGTGTAGATCCTGAGAAAGGATTCACGTTCCACGAATTGATGTCAAAAGAGAGTTCGTCGCTTTCAGTGTTGTTCGGTATCTCGAGAGTGCGCGTTCTCCTCTGACAACGAGAGTTGTCATTAATGAAAAATATaagaacaaataaaagaaaatcggTATTACGTGCCAACGCCGACGCCGTAGTCGAAGACTGCACATTAACTTGGTCCTCCtcgcgttctttaacgtgcacctatacctaagtacacgagcgctttgTATTTCGTAgtcatcgaaatccggccgccgcgGTTCCATAATCGGTGCACGATCTCAAACTCAATAGttcaacgccatagccactaagctaccgcgacGCGTATGGCAATTTTAGCGTAAATATCCCCTGTATTTATGCGAGCACTCTCAATGCTGTGAAGCCGCGAAATGACGCTTTTACAGGACAGTGCAGCGCTTAATGGGACttgtgctgtctttcacatgtgcatTGCACACACGACTGTCACGTAAACGTGCACTCTGAGCATATTACGTGTACTTAAGCGCAGTGGGCTCGTTGGTTCAACATAACAATGTTGCGCAAAGTGACGAAGGGACAAGActtcagcaaaagaaaaagaaaaaaaaaaacagaacagcgGAGCGCAAAGTaacgacagttttttttttagaaaacgaaaGATATATACAGCCCACTCGGATGGGCAGAGATACGCGTCCATTGTGTTCCTGTAGGGAGCATATACTTCAAAGTCGACCCACGCCATCTATTGCGAGTGATTAAGCTCACCTCTTTGCTGAGTGATACAGGTGGCACGTGGAGTAATCCTGATGTTGTAGGCGtccacgagttctttttttctttcgttgctACGTTTCAGCCGGATCACCGTCCTGTGGAAGATATGCTTGCACTCGCATGAAGCGCAGAGTGTGACAAGGTCTTGTGTCAGACTGCAGTTGTATGAATGCAGTTCGCGCAGTCAACCATTTACGCACCTGCTTGTTCGGCCCATAATCAGCCCCACATGCGACGTCCGTTGCACATTGAACCAATGCTTTAACGTGATTCATACTATCACGCATTCGGGGTATTCCTCTCACGGGTGCTTCCGTTTACTTTCGAGGAAATTCCCTTTAGCTTTTGTGCTGCTCTGAGGACCACTCCTTCGTTCGGTTCAGCCGAGCGAACGGGATCAGCGAAAGATGAGAGGGAACGCAGCATGCAGTGGGGGATGAAAAAAGCGGCGAGAGAGATGACGCGCGAGGTGCAAAGCGGTGAGGAAGGCGCAGCGAATCCACGAAGCGGAAGGCAGAGGAGTGGATGGCGAGAGCATGAGAAGACAAGCCTAGTGCAACGATGGTAGCTACGAGATGGGGCCAGGGTAGCACGCATCGCCTGGGAGGTTTGTCGGCGGCGGGGACTGTTAATCGcacccacgcatcacccacgaGCTGGCTCGCGCGATCTCCTAATTAGCAGGGCAGTGACAACacacttccattgcacactccttaatgatgcccacaagattgtcgttcattgtttcaacacttaggtcctcttcctgagttaaagctgaatacctgttctgtagcttgatctggaattcttctattttccctcttaccgccaactcattaatcggcttcttatgtactagtttcttccgttccctcctcaggtctagggtaattcgagttcttaccatcctgtggtcactgcagcgcactttgccgagaacgtccacatcttttatgatgccagggttagcgcagagtatgaagtcaatttcatttctagtctcaccgttcgggctcctccacgtccactttcggctatcccgcttgcggaagaaggtattcattatcctcatattattctgttccgcaaactctactaataactctcccctgccattcctagcgcctatgccatattcccccactgccttgtctccagcctgcttcttgcctgccttggcattaaagtcgcccattagtgtagtgtatttagttttcactctacccatcgccgatgccacgtcttcatagaagctttcgacttcctggtcatcatgactggatgtaggggcgtagacttgtacaatcttcattttgtatctcttattaagtttcacaagaagacctgccaccctctcgttaatgctatagaattcttgtatgttaccagctatattcttattaatcaggaatccgactcctagttctcttccattcgctaagcccctgtagcacaggacatgcccgctttttagcactgtatatgtttcttttggcctcctaacttcactgagccctattatatcccatttagtgccctctaattcctccaatagcactgctagactcgcctcactaggtaacgttctagcgttaaacgttgccaggttcatattccattggtggcctgtccggagccagtcggtggtaacaccattaggcaggataccagcaaactatcgcaggagacgaaagatctgatcaagaaacgccactgtatgaaagcctctaaaacctacagccagaatagaactggcagaactttcgaagttaatcaacaagcgtaagacagctgacataaggaagtataatatgcatagaattgaacatgctctcaggaacggaggaagcctaaaaacagtgaagaagaaactaggaatcggcaggaatcagatgtacgcattaagagacaaagccggcaatgtcattactaatatggatgagatagttcaagtggctgtaGTGGCTATAGTgcctatagagatttatacagtaccagtggcacccacgacgataatggaagggaaaatagtctagaggaattcgatatcccaaaggtaacgccggaagaagtaaagaaagccttgggagatgtgcaaagggggaaggcagctggggaggatcaggtaacagcagatttgttgaaggatggtggacagattgttctagagaaactggccaccctgtatacgcaatgtctcatgacctcgagcgtaccggaatcttggaagaacgctaacataatcctaattcataagaaaggagacgccaaagacttgaaaaattatagaccgatcagcttactgtccgttgcctacaaactatttactaaggtaatcgcaaatagaatcaggaacaccttagacttctgtcaagcaaaggaccaggcaggattccgtaaaggctactcaacaatagatcatattgacacgtgtacttatctttatcgggcaaccacgtttcgccgcttaacaactgtaatcgcagagcgagggacgcgcctgcatgtatccgacgtttctggaaagttatcgacgcttctatccgcgtgtctgttgtcgccgaaccttgtgttatcagatttcatcgcgtgacacgaatggtgtagaactttgtggaagacacgcgggtcccatcagttaatctggaacattcgatgaccgatctataaaagccgacgcgcttgacctgctgatcagattttcgacgatcgccgagcgtgttcgccgctatcgttgcgctataagtgtagcctgttttgtgggcacaggttcgcccaataaaagttagttttcttgttcacagtattgctactgtcttattcaacgtcaccaccacgtgacatctggtggaggtgcttgtgcgttcatgtaccgaacgcccccgcaaagtcgcgacccaagcccgaagcccgaggacagaaccaacatcgccgaagaccagcgtgctagccgcagactgcaaggactgcccccagagcacggacttctacctgagacgacaaagaagatcgtggtcaagacaacgccaatggctgccccggcgtcccctgttatcctacaacaacctcgggacccaccaaccttccatggagcagcgactgaagacccggaatcatggctggagacctacgaacgaatcgcaacattcaacaactgggactccgacgagaagctgcggcatgtctacttcgccttagaagacaccgccagaacttggtttgagaacagggaatcgaccttgacaacgtgggacctgttccgtagcggcttcctacgcacctttacaagcgtcgtgcgcaaggaaagggctgaagctatgctggacgcccgagtgcagctaccaaacgagaacgttgccatttttacggaagaaatgagccgtttgttccgccacgccgacccggatatggccgaggagaagaaagtccgcctactgatgcgtggggtaaaggaggaacttttcgccgggatggtaagaagcccaccgaagatcgtcgaagagtttctttctgaggcgacgaacatcgagaagacactcgaaatgcggaaccggcaattcaaccgccgtacaggctctacccactacgcaggaattcaatcgctggccacggacgatctgcgcgagaccatcagggccattgtgcgcgaggaactgcggagggtcttgccttcgtcgcagcctcaagtggcctcgatcgccgacatcgtaaaagaagaggtgcaccgatcgcttggagttcctcaagtgcaaccagaaccgccgcagcctcagccgcaagcgatgagctacgccgccgtcgcccgccgtcaaggtccccttccacgaccgcgccaggaccccgtaacgccgcaattccgtcgaccaccaccgccgccgccagcacgcccacccgtcgcccagcgcagctacccgaggaagacagacgtttggcgtgctcctgaccaccgcccgctctgctaccactgcggagaagcaggtcacgtctaccgacgatgcccgtaccgagagatgggactgcgaggtttcgccgtcaacgcgccgcgtccacagcttggagagcgcccacgtgacatcgccgactacctcgccgccactcagtggagccctcgacgaccgtcccgttcgccgtcaccaggccgctacctgtcgccgcagcgccgaccgtacaccggcccagcccggggccgctctgcgagcccatatccggaaaactaaaagcagcaaccgatggaggtgcggttgctgttcgtcgaactgacgaagatcctccgccgccgacgaagacgacgaagagaccatctcgacgacctaatgacgacacgccgccgtcccgaagaagtcgggaagccaagactacaccgacgaaagacgacttcacgacgcaacgttccagcttcagttcaacacgacgcagccgtgatccgacgccaagacccaactgcaacgccagacaaagaacaaccgacctcgacgtgcttctcgacggccacgcagtcactgccttagtcgacacaggggccgattactccgtaatgagtggacacatcgccgcccagttgaagaaagttaagaccgcatgggaaggccctcagattcgaaccgctggaggacacctcatcacgccgactgggatctgcacggtaagaataaccattcatga from Dermacentor albipictus isolate Rhodes 1998 colony unplaced genomic scaffold, USDA_Dalb.pri_finalv2 scaffold_30, whole genome shotgun sequence encodes the following:
- the LOC135909838 gene encoding G protein pathway suppressor 2-like, which produces MSTERAVKLKKPSEPPSPRECGPRSRSTPPPGGRATVMPAPVEHPKMNTAMWGALKKHIMLQREKKKQEQEADAATERARGERELKRRQVAMKLEEIRDQLQQAQKKLLMLKEEKHQLFAQLRKVLQEEDARKRPLQKKADEMAALSHPYHQQQPHNAAMQQHSAAASSQHLRIQQMNQAHATYQLPQSIPQQPGILHRALLNPQLTPYPRPPWPQATTSSYSQQERPPQWGFWPQQPYAYTAQFPGSTAYGALMLMPAYAPGYGPFYCAGTQVRGGLGSSYDAGPR